GAATGTGAGCGTGCTTAATGCGATCGGCTAGGAAAGTGGGATACTCCAGCGGCTTGTTCCCTGCAATGGATGCATGACCGATATCGAGGGCGCATGCCACATCCGGGCCCGCCGCATTGAGAAAGGCAGCCATGTCTGATGGCGTGCAAAGCAGTTCCCACGGAGCGTACAGATTCTCAACAGCCAAAAGGATTCCCATGGTCCTGGCTTCACCCGCCAGTTCGACGATGCTCTCAGAGGCAGCATGTAGGTGCTCGCGCCGCAACCTCGATATTGTTCTGGTGAAGTCCGCCCGGCAGGGGTGACCCTCGGGAGGGAAATCATACCAGTACATCTCGCCCGCATGAATAACAAGAGTGCTCGCCCCAATACTTGCCGCCCAGTGCAGATCGTCCATTGCATAGTCGACCGCGGCCTCGCGCACTCTTGGCGTAAGCGACGCAAGGTTGATGCCGTAGAACCTGGAGTGTACGGAACGGTTGATTTGTGACGGCAGAGCAATTCTGGACAGTATCGGCTCCATCGAGGCCCCTGAATCGTTAGGCGCCTGGACTTCCACCCAACTGAACCCCGCATCCAATAGCTGCTCCGCCCATTCTAGGCATCCATCGAGTTCTTGATGAAGACGGAATCCGAACCTAATGTCATCGCTTGGCAAATTGCTCACCTGCCCTCATCCGGAACTAGCCAGGCGTTCTCAGGAGCGAAAGCCACCCACACACTAGTTCCCGGGGGAAGCTCGCTCAGTCTGGCCGGCTCCACAATCGCCTCAACCTTCGTGTTTCGATTCACGCGCACATGCACTGTTGCTGAGTTACCGTGAAAAGTCACAACCTCCACCAAGCCTTCAAATGAGTTCGAGAACGGCGGTAGGCTCTCCGAAGAGCTCAACACCTTCACATTCTCAGGGCGCACTACAACTGCCGCTCCGCTGCCCTCGATAATGCGCCTTGCACTCCCATTGGACGCATTCGTTAAGCCCGGGCTGACTACTACGCGAGACCCTCCAATGTCCACTTCAAAGGCGCCATCAGCTCGGTGTACTGCCACCTGACCGTGGAAGACAGCTGACGAACCAACAAAGGTCGCCACGAAAAGGGTGCTCGGATGGGCGTACAAGTCTGTGGGCGAGCCCTCTTGTTCAATCCTGCCGTGCCGCATCACCACTACGCGGTCGGAAATCGACAGCGCCTCCTCTTGGTCATGGGTCACGTATATCGTGGCTATTCCAAGTGAGGTCTGGAGCCTTCGAATTTCGGCCCTAAGCTGGACGCGGATCTTCGCATCGAGAGCGGAAAGCGGCTCATCAAGGAGCAGCACTCTTGGCCCTTTGGCAAGGGCTCTAGCCAGCGCTACCCTCTGCCGCTGCCCTCCAGACAGCTGACTGGGATAGCGATTTTCCAATCCCTCTAGCTGCACCATTGCCAGCAGTTGCGTAACCGTATCGTCGACATCCTTGCGAGGTCGGCGAGCTATCATCATCGGAAATGCCACATTCGCAGCAACGGTCATGTGCGGGAACAGTGCGTACGACTGAAAAACCAGCCCCACATCGCGTCTCTCCGGAGAAACCGAAGTCACCTCGGAATCGCCCAGATAGACGGAGCCGGAATCTGGCTGCTCAAGGCCAGCTACCACCCTCAGGGCAGTGCTCTTGCCGCATCCGGATGGGCCAAGAAGAGACACCAACTCTCCATCTGCTACTCGCAGAGAATATCCCGCCAGTGCTTGCACATTTCCATACG
This sequence is a window from Clostridia bacterium. Protein-coding genes within it:
- a CDS encoding sugar phosphate isomerase/epimerase family protein, with the translated sequence MSNLPSDDIRFGFRLHQELDGCLEWAEQLLDAGFSWVEVQAPNDSGASMEPILSRIALPSQINRSVHSRFYGINLASLTPRVREAAVDYAMDDLHWAASIGASTLVIHAGEMYWYDFPPEGHPCRADFTRTISRLRREHLHAASESIVELAGEARTMGILLAVENLYAPWELLCTPSDMAAFLNAAGPDVACALDIGHASIAGNKPLEYPTFLADRIKHAHIHVNDGLIDCHWAPVRVPGQSSEWAVALAGLDAIPPLVMEVPTCDAGECIRSMEMLKRMVMTERTRRKDAEAATGA
- a CDS encoding ABC transporter ATP-binding protein, whose protein sequence is MACSTAALELDAVNKAYGNVQALAGYSLRVADGELVSLLGPSGCGKSTALRVVAGLEQPDSGSVYLGDSEVTSVSPERRDVGLVFQSYALFPHMTVAANVAFPMMIARRPRKDVDDTVTQLLAMVQLEGLENRYPSQLSGGQRQRVALARALAKGPRVLLLDEPLSALDAKIRVQLRAEIRRLQTSLGIATIYVTHDQEEALSISDRVVVMRHGRIEQEGSPTDLYAHPSTLFVATFVGSSAVFHGQVAVHRADGAFEVDIGGSRVVVSPGLTNASNGSARRIIEGSGAAVVVRPENVKVLSSSESLPPFSNSFEGLVEVVTFHGNSATVHVRVNRNTKVEAIVEPARLSELPPGTSVWVAFAPENAWLVPDEGR